From the Moorena sp. SIOASIH genome, the window CGACTTTGGAATTTTGCCATTGATGGTATTACATCATTTAGTCTCCTGCCTTTAAAGGTTTGGAGTTATGTCGGTCTCATCCTTTCTATAGCTGGATTTCTCTATGCTGCTTTCCTAATAATTCGTACGTTACTCTTTGGGATTGATCTTCCTGGCTACGCCTCATTAATGGTAGTCATACTTTTTTTAGGAGGAGTGCAATTGCTGACACTAGGTATAATTGGTGAATACATTGGTCGCATCTTTGAAGAATCGAAACAAAGACCGATTTATCTAGTTCGTGAACTCTACGGTTTACCAAAACAATATTCACTAAATGAGAAGGTTATTTCCTCAAACAAATAATATAAAAATAGGTTATTATTAAGGTATAATAGATGATATAATTTAATTTAAATTTACTATTACGGGAGATAAAAATAACTTTTTACCGGAGATAAATGTAATGACTGATTGGATAAGTAGGAGCGTTATTTGATGCTCAAGTATAAGCGGTTTGTTGTCTTGCTCACATTTGTTTGTCTCTTTGCAACTGCTTTAGTGATGCATTTACTTGGAGGCATTGAGCCAGAGCAACTTCAGTCTTGGCTGAGACAGGCTGGGATCTGGGCACCAGTGATCTATATCATCTTTTATGTTGTAGCGACTGTGTTAATACTCCCTTCAACAGCACTTAATTTAACTGGAGGAGCCATCTTTGGTCCGTGGTTAGGTACACTCTGGACTAGTGTTGCTGCGGTAATTGCCGCAGTGGTATCCTTCGCTTATACCCGCACTGTCGGGCGTAAGCTAGTGGTTGAGAAGCTAGCTAAAAGTTGGCGGGCGATGGACACTGAAGTGCGTCGCGGAGGGGTGTTATACATATTTGCGATTCGACTACTGCCAATCATTCCCTATGGTTTAGTCAATTTTGCTGCTGGTCTCACCTCAGTTAGCTTCAAGGACTATTTTCTGGGTACGGTTCTAGGCATTATTCCGGGTGTTTTCCCTTTTGTGTTAATAGGTAGCTCTGGTTTAAAGGCACTGAGAACAGGAGACATACTGCCACTGATTGTAGCATTAGGGTTGACAGGAGTTTTAGTCATGGGAGCTACCTGGTACCGAAGTCACCGAACCTAATCTTAAAAATTTGGTTGACAGCTCTAGCTTTAATTGATGGTACCTGTATATATCTCATACCCATGAGGTACAAATCTCTGGGTTTTAGGGAGCAGGGAGCAGGTAATAGGCAAGAGGAACCCACCCCTAACCCCTCCCAGGAGGGGAAGGCAATAGGCATGCTAGCAATAGGAACCCACCCCTAACCCCTCCCAGGAGGGGAAGGCAATAGGCAATAGGGAAAAAATAATGTGTACCTCATAGCTATGATAAACGCTATATTATGTCAGATTATTTAACAATAATTTTTTTTATACATTTAAAAAAATATGAAAATATCGGTTTTAATTAACAACTATAACTATCAGCATTATGTTAGTGATGCTATCGATAGTGTGCTCCAACAATCATTTCCAGTAGATGAGATTATTGTTGTCGATGATAAATCAACAGATAAATCTGCCCAGATATTAGATAAAAATTTTGCAGCTAACGAAAAAATCAAGCTGGTCTTGAAAGATAAAAATGAGGGGCAGCTTTCAAGTTTTAATGCGGGATTTATTGCTTCTTGTGGAGATATTATCTGTTTTCTTGATGCCGATGACCTTTATAAAGAAAATTACATTGCAGAAGTAGTAAAATTTTACCAAGAGCACCCAGAGTGTGATTTTCTGTTTTGTAGCGCTGAGGTATTTGGGAATGAAGAACGAATCGCCAATTGCTACAACAATACACGAGATTTGGGCTATTCCAGAATCGCCACTCTCTATAAAAAAGCATGGGTAGGTCATCGAACTTCAACAGTTTCGATGCGTAGACATGTACTGGAGAAGTTCCTACCGCTTCCCCAGCAAGAAGATTGGCGCATTCGTGCAGATGACTGCTTAGTTTTCGGAGCTTCAATAGTAGGAGCTAGAAAATTTTATCTAGCCAAACCTCTGGTAAGGTATAGAGCCCATGGTAACAACAATCACTATGGACAGAAGCAAAAAAGAACGCCGGAATACCTAGAGAAATATAAACAGGCTGTAGATCACTTATTAGGATTCTTAGCCGAAAAGATGAGCTATCCAAGTAACCTATATGAACAGGCCCATATCGAATTTAGGACAATTCCGAAACCGAATGAACAAGAATTTAATATCTACGAATCTATTATTCATAAATCTGACCTTCTTGTCTTGAATAAGCTTTCCAGGTTTTTGTCTATTTACATCCACTTTATCAGCAGAGGCGGATTCCTATCCCTAGTCAGGATAAAATTACTTTGGCTAAGGAACAAGATCCAACGATTTGCACTGAGGTTATATAGACTCCCTCAATCCAAGACCAATATCACTGCCTAAATCAGTGCAGTTCAGTTAAACCTGGAGTACCGCTCCGAATGATAAAACCGTG encodes:
- a CDS encoding TVP38/TMEM64 family protein, whose translation is MLKYKRFVVLLTFVCLFATALVMHLLGGIEPEQLQSWLRQAGIWAPVIYIIFYVVATVLILPSTALNLTGGAIFGPWLGTLWTSVAAVIAAVVSFAYTRTVGRKLVVEKLAKSWRAMDTEVRRGGVLYIFAIRLLPIIPYGLVNFAAGLTSVSFKDYFLGTVLGIIPGVFPFVLIGSSGLKALRTGDILPLIVALGLTGVLVMGATWYRSHRT
- a CDS encoding glycosyltransferase family 2 protein; this encodes MKISVLINNYNYQHYVSDAIDSVLQQSFPVDEIIVVDDKSTDKSAQILDKNFAANEKIKLVLKDKNEGQLSSFNAGFIASCGDIICFLDADDLYKENYIAEVVKFYQEHPECDFLFCSAEVFGNEERIANCYNNTRDLGYSRIATLYKKAWVGHRTSTVSMRRHVLEKFLPLPQQEDWRIRADDCLVFGASIVGARKFYLAKPLVRYRAHGNNNHYGQKQKRTPEYLEKYKQAVDHLLGFLAEKMSYPSNLYEQAHIEFRTIPKPNEQEFNIYESIIHKSDLLVLNKLSRFLSIYIHFISRGGFLSLVRIKLLWLRNKIQRFALRLYRLPQSKTNITA